The Amblyomma americanum isolate KBUSLIRL-KWMA chromosome 6, ASM5285725v1, whole genome shotgun sequence genome has a window encoding:
- the LOC144136452 gene encoding acetylcholinesterase-1-like, with the protein MRLAVFLSVAGGLAAVATAAKVYRPAVYTSSGKLVGLKKEAFGRPIDVFYGVPYAQPPVDELRFQKPLPVTPWKGLRDASTPPFPCKQPDFFVHQNYTILTRNSTEDCLYLNVWTPARYCRDVKTCGPKAVMVFIYGGAFTYGSSSWSFYDGIHFAAAGDVVVVTLNYRVGPFGFFSSGLDGLNGNQGMYDQILALTWVKSNIKHFGGDSELITVFGQSAGAISVGYLLVSPLSRGLFRRAIMESGSPFWMLHDSRDTALQKSYTLANALGCTKGFDKSIEDPQVMSCLRSKDANEIISVATEVLGTQAETFFPSRDGELFPDDANVLMDAMKTSGVELLIGNNKNEGTYFVYNFLAKGLKFHNLGHITKDELGFYMVLFFRTMLQTGVNEIREFYLGKLNSTDPNVVLQRGSDAVGDFLITCPSRYFAEKYQRKGQPVYYYQFSHRPSFSVWPTWMGATHFDEFPFVFAHAMAFPEIVTPEEVTLSRQMVDIWTTFAKFGRMTTLGKIAWPRYSAAGPYMVDIALKSLTIKKGPQEENCNFWRRYFSLDG; encoded by the coding sequence ATGCGGTTAGCCGTTTTCCTGAGCGTCGCTGGAGGCCTAGCTGCTGTCGCCACTGCGGCAAAGGTATACCGTCCTGCCGTGTACACGAGCTCCGGGAAGCTCGTGGGGCTAAAGAAAGAGGCGTTCGGCCGGCCTATCGACGTCTTCTACGGGGTACCCTACGCCCAGCCGCCTGTAGACGAGCTTCGCTTCCAGAAGCCTCTGCCAGTGACGCCCTGGAAGGGACTACGCGATGCTTCGACGCCACCGTTCCCGTGCAAGCAGCCGGACTTTTTCGTCCACCAAAACTACACTATACTTACGCGAAACTCCACCGAAGACTGCCTCTACCTGAACGTGTGGACGCCCGCGAGGTACTGTCGTGATGTCAAGACCTGCGGTCCAAAGGCCGTCATGGTCTTCATCTACGGCGGGGCTTTCACGtacggcagcagcagctggtCCTTCTACGACGGCATCCACTTCGCCGCCGCCGGAGACGTGGTCGTGGTCACGCTTAACTACCGGGTCGGACCATTTGGTTTCTTCAGCTCAGGACTGGATGGCCTCAACGGGAATCAGGGAATGTACGACCAGATCCTCGCGCTCACCTGGGTCAAGTCCAACATCAAGCATTTCGGTGGCGACTCCGAGTTGATCACCGTGTTCGGCCAAAGTGCGGGAGCCATCTCAGTGGGCTACCTTCTAGTGTCGCCACTGAGTCGAGGTCTATTCAGGCGAGCCATCATGGAGAGCGGCAGCCCCTTCTGGATGCTGCACGACAGCCGAGACACTGCACTTCAGAAGAGCTACACCCTGGCTAATGCCTTGGGCTGCACGAAGGGATTCGACAAGAGCATTGAGGACCCGCAGGTGATGTCCTGCCTCCGCTCGAAGGATGCCAACGAGATCATAAGCGTCGCCACGGAAGTCCTAGGAACTCAAGCTGAAACTTTCTTCCCCAGCCGTGACGGCGAGCTCTTCCCTGATGATGCCAATGTTCTAATGGACGCCATGAAGACTTCTGGCGTCGAACTGCTCATAGGGAACAATAAGAACGAAGGCACTTACTTCGTCTACAACTTCCTCGCCAAGGGGCTCAAATTCCACAACCTGGGGCATATCACGAAAGACGAGCTGGGTTTCTACATGGTGCTGTTCTTCAGGACTATGCTGCAGACAGGAGTAAACGAAATCCGCGAGTTTTATCTGGGAAAATTGAATAGCACCGACCCCAATGTGGTGCTGCAGCGCGGATCGGATGCTGTCGGTGATTTCTTGATCACCTGCCCCAGTCGTTACTTCGCGGAAAAGTACCAGCGAAAGGGTCAGCCGGTGTATTACTACCAGTTCTCACACCGACCCAGCTTCAGCGTGTGGCCCACGTGGATGGGCGCGACGCACTTCGACGAGTTCCCCTTCGTGTTTGCGCACGCCATGGCCTTCCCCGAGATCGTGACGCCTGAAGAGGTCACGCTCAGCAGGCAAATGGTGGACATCTGGACGACGTTTGCCAAATTCGG